The Agromyces atrinae genome window below encodes:
- a CDS encoding 4a-hydroxytetrahydrobiopterin dehydratase, whose translation MSDSTILTADETAGDLAGTAFEYAGDHLVATFDTGDFLGAVRVLDTVAPIAEEMNHHPDVRLGYGSITFFVSSHDVGGVTARDLQLARRIQEIAEAG comes from the coding sequence ATGTCTGATTCGACGATCCTCACAGCCGACGAGACGGCGGGCGACCTCGCGGGAACCGCGTTCGAGTACGCGGGCGACCACCTCGTCGCGACGTTCGACACGGGTGACTTCCTCGGTGCCGTCCGCGTGCTCGACACCGTCGCCCCCATCGCCGAGGAGATGAACCACCACCCCGACGTGCGTCTCGGCTACGGTTCGATCACCTTCTTCGTGTCCTCCCACGACGTCGGTGGCGTGACGGCACGCGACCTCCAGCTGGCCCGCCGGATCCAGGAGATCGCCGAAGCCGGCTGA
- a CDS encoding GNAT family N-acetyltransferase, with protein MEKPDVVTLRATTPADLDDLFRFGQDPESIRLAAFTAADPGDRDAFDVHWARLLADPRVDARTIRADGALVGSIARWFEDGDPEITYWIDRRHWGRGIATRAARLFIASVPERPLRARVAVDNERSIRVLERLGFRAGSTSRDFAAGRGAETEERLYRLE; from the coding sequence ATGGAGAAGCCTGACGTCGTGACGCTACGGGCGACGACGCCCGCCGACCTCGACGACCTCTTCCGCTTCGGGCAGGACCCCGAATCGATCCGCCTCGCCGCGTTCACCGCGGCCGATCCGGGCGACCGTGACGCGTTCGACGTCCACTGGGCGCGGCTCCTCGCCGATCCTCGTGTCGACGCGCGCACGATCCGGGCCGACGGCGCACTCGTCGGGAGCATCGCGCGCTGGTTCGAGGACGGCGATCCGGAGATCACGTACTGGATCGACCGACGGCACTGGGGCCGAGGGATCGCCACTCGCGCCGCCCGCCTGTTCATCGCCTCGGTTCCCGAGAGGCCCCTCCGAGCACGAGTGGCGGTCGACAACGAGCGATCGATCCGCGTGCTCGAACGGCTCGGGTTCCGGGCCGGGTCGACGTCGCGAGACTTCGCTGCGGGCCGCGGCGCCGAGACCGAGGAGCGCCTGTACCGCCTCGAGTGA
- a CDS encoding TetR/AcrR family transcriptional regulator codes for MPEVLTERSRAKADRRDALLTAATRLFAERGFASVSIEDLGASVGVSGPAVYRHFAGKQAVLAAILRDASTGLLDGGTRVVDDAADTDSALAALIRFHVDFALANADVILVQDRDMSSLSETDRHDIRRLQRRYVETWVGVLARLRPDQAESELRIRAHAAFGLLNSTPHSARVHGRAPADRVVRKILEDMAWRSLTS; via the coding sequence GTGCCCGAAGTGCTCACCGAACGCAGTCGAGCGAAAGCCGACCGACGTGACGCGCTCTTGACGGCGGCCACCCGCCTCTTCGCCGAACGCGGCTTCGCGAGCGTCTCGATCGAAGACCTCGGCGCATCCGTCGGAGTGAGCGGGCCCGCCGTCTACCGGCACTTCGCCGGCAAGCAGGCCGTACTCGCCGCGATCCTGCGAGACGCGAGCACGGGGTTGCTCGACGGGGGTACCCGAGTCGTCGACGACGCGGCCGACACCGATTCGGCCCTCGCCGCGCTCATCCGCTTCCACGTCGACTTCGCACTCGCCAACGCCGACGTGATCCTCGTGCAGGATCGCGACATGTCGAGCCTCTCCGAGACCGACCGGCATGACATCCGGCGGCTGCAGCGGCGCTACGTCGAGACGTGGGTGGGTGTGCTCGCCCGCCTCCGACCCGACCAGGCCGAGTCGGAGCTGCGCATCCGCGCCCACGCCGCCTTCGGTCTGCTCAACTCGACCCCCCACAGCGCGCGCGTGCACGGGCGCGCACCGGCCGACCGCGTGGTCCGGAAGATCTTGGAGGACATGGCATGGAGAAGCCTGACGTCGTGA
- a CDS encoding carboxyl transferase domain-containing protein — MPTLTSAISPSSEAFRDNDRDQAALVADLRERLARVVRGGPEASRERHVARGKLLPRDRVDRLLDEGSPFLEIAPLAADGVYDDDTPGAGAIAGIGLVHGRAVMVVCNDATVKGGTYYPLTVKKHLRAQEIARENRLPCVYLVDSGGAYLPMQDEVFPDRDHFGRIFYNQARLSAERIPQIAAVLGSCTAGGAYVPAMSDESVIVRGQGTIFLGGPPLVKAAIGEIVSPEELGGGDVHARISGVADHLAENDVHALQIVRDIVQTLPSPEEPAWDVADVVAPAVDESTLYGAVPVDVQQPYDVREVIARIVDGSEFHEFKSEYGTTLVTGFAHVHGHPVGIVANNGVLFSESAMKGAHFIELCDQRGIPLVFLQNISGFMVGSEAEAGGIAKHGAKMVTAVATTRVPKITIVIGGSFGAGNYSMSGRAYSPRFLFLWPGARTSVMGGEQAASVLATVKRDQIEARGDEWSAADEAAFRAPIRERYEHQGSPYYSSARLWDDGVIDPADTRTVLGLTLDVCSRAPLPDPAFGLFRM; from the coding sequence ATGCCGACGCTGACGAGCGCGATCTCGCCGTCGAGCGAGGCCTTCCGCGACAACGACCGCGATCAGGCCGCGCTCGTCGCCGACCTCCGCGAGCGTCTCGCTCGCGTCGTGCGCGGCGGGCCCGAGGCCTCGCGCGAACGTCACGTCGCGCGGGGCAAGCTGCTGCCGCGTGATCGGGTCGACCGACTGCTCGACGAGGGCAGCCCGTTCCTCGAGATCGCTCCTCTCGCCGCCGACGGCGTCTACGACGACGACACCCCGGGCGCGGGTGCCATCGCGGGCATCGGTCTCGTGCACGGGCGCGCCGTCATGGTCGTCTGCAACGACGCCACGGTCAAGGGCGGCACGTATTATCCGCTCACGGTCAAGAAGCACCTGCGCGCACAAGAGATCGCGCGCGAGAACCGGCTGCCGTGCGTCTATCTCGTCGACTCCGGCGGCGCGTACCTGCCGATGCAGGACGAGGTGTTCCCCGACCGCGACCACTTCGGGCGCATCTTCTACAACCAGGCGCGGCTGTCGGCCGAGCGCATCCCGCAGATCGCCGCGGTGCTCGGCTCCTGCACAGCGGGTGGCGCCTACGTGCCCGCCATGAGCGACGAATCGGTCATCGTGCGCGGTCAGGGCACAATCTTCCTCGGGGGCCCGCCCCTCGTGAAGGCCGCGATCGGTGAGATCGTCTCGCCCGAGGAGCTCGGCGGCGGCGACGTGCACGCCCGCATCTCGGGCGTCGCCGACCACCTCGCGGAGAACGACGTGCACGCCCTGCAGATCGTCCGCGACATCGTCCAGACGCTCCCGTCGCCCGAGGAGCCGGCCTGGGATGTCGCCGACGTCGTCGCGCCCGCCGTCGACGAGTCCACCCTGTACGGTGCCGTGCCGGTCGACGTCCAGCAGCCGTACGACGTGCGAGAGGTCATCGCGCGCATCGTCGACGGCAGCGAGTTCCACGAGTTCAAGAGCGAGTACGGAACGACCCTCGTCACGGGCTTCGCCCACGTCCACGGCCACCCCGTGGGCATCGTTGCTAACAACGGCGTGCTCTTCAGCGAGTCGGCGATGAAGGGCGCCCATTTCATCGAACTCTGCGATCAGCGCGGCATCCCGCTCGTGTTCCTCCAGAACATCTCGGGGTTCATGGTCGGCAGCGAAGCCGAGGCGGGCGGTATCGCCAAGCACGGCGCGAAGATGGTCACGGCAGTGGCGACGACGCGCGTACCGAAGATCACGATCGTCATCGGCGGATCGTTCGGAGCCGGCAACTACTCGATGTCGGGGCGTGCCTATTCGCCGCGGTTCCTGTTCCTCTGGCCCGGTGCGCGTACGTCGGTGATGGGCGGCGAGCAGGCCGCATCCGTTCTCGCGACGGTCAAGCGCGATCAGATCGAGGCGCGGGGAGACGAGTGGAGCGCCGCCGACGAAGCCGCCTTCCGCGCTCCCATCCGCGAGCGCTACGAGCACCAGGGCAGCCCGTACTACTCCTCCGCACGGCTGTGGGATGACGGAGTCATCGACCCCGCCGACACCCGCACCGTCCTCGGGCTGACCCTCGACGTGTGTTCCCGCGCACCTCTTCCCGACCCGGCCTTCGGCCTCTTCCGGATGTGA